A single Desulfobaculum xiamenense DNA region contains:
- a CDS encoding amino acid ABC transporter permease, with product MMRTRKRPAVRPLDIAVILALAGLAAYMGWRVEIRLDYDWRWELIGQYLLRRDASGALVPGVLTQGLLTTVRLSVWTMLAATLIGTVMGLARTSTSLFRRLAGQCYVGLVRNTPPLVLMFIFYFFLADQLLNALNVDAAVRAAPLWAQHALALTMAPVNELPGFLSGLMTLAVYEGAYITEHVRAGVQSVERGQFEAAYALGLSPWQRMRHVVMPQALPRIVPPLAGQFISTIKDSAIVSVISIQELTFQGMELMAATYMTFEIWITVALLYLALTVACSLAARRVELRFRRGLS from the coding sequence ATGATGCGCACACGCAAACGCCCCGCCGTCCGCCCGCTGGACATCGCCGTCATCCTCGCGCTGGCGGGTCTTGCTGCGTACATGGGCTGGCGAGTGGAAATCCGGCTCGACTACGACTGGCGCTGGGAACTGATCGGCCAATACCTGCTGCGGCGCGACGCGTCGGGCGCGCTGGTTCCCGGCGTGCTGACGCAGGGGCTTCTGACCACCGTGCGCCTGAGCGTGTGGACCATGCTCGCCGCCACGCTCATCGGCACGGTCATGGGCCTCGCCCGCACCAGCACCAGCCTGTTCCGCAGGCTGGCGGGGCAGTGCTACGTGGGCCTCGTGCGCAACACGCCGCCGCTGGTCCTCATGTTCATCTTCTACTTCTTTCTCGCGGACCAACTGCTCAACGCGCTAAACGTGGACGCGGCGGTACGCGCCGCGCCGCTCTGGGCGCAGCACGCGCTGGCCCTGACTATGGCCCCGGTGAACGAGCTCCCCGGATTTCTCTCCGGCCTCATGACCCTCGCGGTCTACGAGGGGGCATACATCACCGAGCACGTGCGCGCGGGCGTCCAATCCGTGGAGCGCGGGCAGTTCGAGGCTGCCTACGCCCTCGGGCTCAGCCCGTGGCAGCGCATGCGCCACGTCGTCATGCCGCAGGCGCTCCCGCGCATCGTTCCGCCGCTGGCGGGGCAGTTCATCTCAACCATCAAGGACTCGGCCATCGTCTCCGTCATCTCCATACAGGAACTGACCTTCCAGGGCATGGAACTCATGGCCGCGACCTACATGACGTTCGAGATATGGATCACGGTAGCGCTCTTGTACCTCGCGCTGACGGTGGCCTGCTCGCTGGCGGCCCGCCGCGTGGAACTGCGCTTTCGGCGGGGGCTGTCCTGA
- a CDS encoding ferredoxin-thioredoxin reductase catalytic domain-containing protein, whose product MNAKDLHDRLKPLQESKGYHFNPDEKMTMALLESLLVNRDRYGYMACPCRLAAGDLDADRDIVCPCAYREADVAEFGACYCGLYVSREWMTTPEAKRETVPERRPPEKALAALGD is encoded by the coding sequence ATGAACGCCAAGGACCTGCACGACCGGCTGAAGCCGCTTCAGGAATCCAAGGGCTACCACTTCAATCCCGATGAGAAGATGACCATGGCCCTTCTCGAAAGTCTGCTCGTCAACCGCGACCGCTACGGCTACATGGCCTGCCCCTGCCGCCTCGCCGCCGGGGACCTCGATGCGGACCGCGACATCGTCTGCCCCTGCGCCTACCGCGAGGCGGACGTGGCCGAATTCGGCGCCTGCTACTGCGGGCTGTACGTCTCCCGCGAGTGGATGACCACGCCCGAGGCCAAGCGCGAGACCGTTCCCGAGCGCCGCCCCCCGGAAAAGGCCCTTGCCGCCCTCGGGGACTAG
- a CDS encoding sigma-54-dependent transcriptional regulator, with protein MREYGESRRVLVVDDEPALRLLVGAVLHDAGWHVMEAESAETALSMLPDAGPDVVLLDMRMPGMDGLEALGAIRAAVPGVPVVMLTAYGTVGSAVDAMKKGAFDYLTKPADNEELKAVLAKAWDYSRLVAENRELRRETGSVDGFIGQTAHMERVRELVAQAGPTEATVLVTGESGTGKELVAAALHQSSMRVRGPLIKVNCAALPADLLESELFGYVKGAFTGANRDKPGRFQLASGGTLFLDEIGELPMELQAKLLRALQERMVEPLGGVGAVPVDVRIIAATNRDLAVEVAAGRFREDLYFRLNVLEVHIPPLRERMEDLPLLVAHLLEKLGRKNRKPVREVGPRFLEALAGYSWPGNVRELENALERALVLSRTDSLSVTDLPPQVLAGHAAPRMVPAPVGVSEEEAMASSMSPFAEPEPYIAYRPGPTSLDDAERQALMDALDAHGGHRQKTADALGISRRTLQYKLRKYGLARRG; from the coding sequence ATGCGTGAATATGGTGAATCCCGGCGTGTGCTGGTGGTGGACGACGAACCCGCGCTGCGGCTGCTCGTTGGGGCCGTGCTGCACGATGCCGGGTGGCACGTCATGGAGGCGGAGAGCGCGGAGACCGCGCTGTCCATGCTGCCCGACGCCGGGCCGGACGTGGTCCTGCTGGACATGCGCATGCCCGGCATGGATGGGCTGGAGGCCCTTGGCGCGATACGCGCCGCCGTTCCCGGCGTGCCGGTGGTCATGCTGACCGCCTACGGCACCGTCGGTTCGGCGGTGGACGCCATGAAGAAGGGTGCCTTCGACTATCTGACCAAGCCCGCCGACAACGAGGAACTCAAGGCCGTGTTGGCCAAGGCGTGGGACTATTCGCGCCTCGTGGCCGAAAATCGGGAGCTTCGTCGCGAGACCGGCTCCGTGGACGGCTTCATCGGGCAGACCGCGCACATGGAGCGCGTGCGGGAGCTTGTGGCGCAGGCCGGCCCCACCGAGGCTACGGTCCTCGTGACCGGCGAGTCCGGCACCGGCAAGGAGCTTGTGGCCGCCGCCCTGCACCAGTCCAGCATGCGTGTGCGCGGACCGCTCATCAAGGTCAACTGTGCGGCCCTACCCGCCGATCTTTTGGAGAGCGAACTTTTCGGCTACGTGAAGGGCGCCTTCACTGGGGCCAATCGCGACAAGCCCGGCCGTTTCCAACTGGCGTCCGGCGGCACGCTGTTCCTCGACGAAATCGGCGAGTTGCCCATGGAGTTGCAGGCCAAGCTGCTGCGCGCGCTTCAGGAGCGCATGGTGGAGCCGCTTGGTGGCGTTGGTGCCGTGCCCGTGGATGTGCGCATCATCGCGGCCACCAACCGCGATCTCGCCGTCGAGGTGGCGGCGGGGCGTTTCCGCGAGGATCTCTATTTCCGCCTCAACGTGCTGGAGGTGCACATTCCGCCCCTGCGCGAGCGCATGGAGGACCTTCCGCTTCTGGTGGCACATCTTCTGGAAAAGCTCGGGCGCAAGAACCGCAAGCCCGTGCGCGAGGTGGGGCCGCGCTTCCTTGAGGCGCTGGCCGGATACTCGTGGCCGGGCAACGTGCGCGAGCTGGAGAATGCCCTTGAGCGGGCGCTGGTGCTTTCGCGTACGGATTCGCTGAGCGTGACGGATCTGCCGCCGCAGGTGCTGGCCGGACACGCCGCGCCGCGCATGGTTCCCGCTCCGGTGGGCGTGAGCGAGGAGGAGGCCATGGCCTCGTCCATGTCGCCCTTCGCGGAGCCGGAGCCGTACATCGCCTACCGTCCGGGACCGACGTCCCTTGATGATGCGGAACGTCAGGCGCTGATGGACGCGCTGGACGCCCACGGCGGGCACAGGCAGAAGACGGCGGATGCGCTTGGCATCAGCCGCCGTACCTTGCAGTACAAGCTGCGCAAGTACGGATTGGCGCGTCGCGGATGA
- a CDS encoding transporter substrate-binding domain-containing protein: protein MRTTVRTILAALAVLSILMAATAATAGDMARALTEESALTSILKRGSLRVGMDTFVPWAMKDKNGEFIGFEIDVARRLAEDLGVGVEFVPTAWDGIIPALLSGKFDMLIGGMSIRADRAAKVNFSIPYYDTGMAIVAHREVAPSYTKLEDFNHSGVVIVARKGTTAARAAARHMPNATLKLFNKEPQAVQELLNGRAHAFVSMAPLPAQESIKHADKLYLPFSGTFTTEPNGIALRKGDVDTLNFVDSWIRVVRAEGWIQERQHYWFETMDWQDRIQ from the coding sequence ATGCGTACGACCGTCCGGACCATTCTCGCCGCCCTCGCGGTCCTCTCCATCCTCATGGCGGCCACCGCCGCCACGGCGGGAGACATGGCCCGCGCCCTCACCGAGGAAAGCGCGCTGACCAGCATTCTCAAGCGCGGATCACTGCGCGTGGGCATGGACACCTTCGTGCCGTGGGCCATGAAGGACAAGAACGGCGAGTTCATCGGCTTCGAGATCGACGTGGCCCGCAGGCTGGCCGAGGATCTCGGGGTGGGCGTCGAGTTCGTGCCCACGGCGTGGGACGGCATCATCCCCGCGTTGCTCTCCGGCAAGTTCGATATGCTCATCGGCGGCATGAGCATCCGCGCGGACCGGGCAGCCAAGGTCAACTTCTCCATTCCCTACTACGACACCGGCATGGCCATCGTCGCCCACCGCGAGGTCGCCCCCAGCTACACGAAGCTCGAAGACTTCAACCACAGCGGCGTGGTCATCGTGGCCCGCAAGGGCACCACCGCGGCGCGCGCAGCGGCCCGCCACATGCCAAACGCCACGCTCAAGCTCTTCAACAAGGAGCCGCAGGCCGTGCAGGAGCTGCTCAACGGACGCGCCCACGCCTTCGTAAGCATGGCCCCGCTGCCCGCGCAGGAATCCATCAAGCACGCGGACAAGCTCTACCTGCCGTTCAGCGGCACCTTCACCACGGAACCGAACGGCATTGCCCTGCGCAAGGGCGACGTCGACACCCTCAACTTCGTGGATAGCTGGATTCGCGTGGTTCGCGCCGAGGGCTGGATTCAGGAGCGCCAACACTACTGGTTCGAAACCATGGACTGGCAGGACCGCATCCAGTAG
- a CDS encoding glutaredoxin family protein — MPHHVKVFALSTCIHCRNTKEFLDQCGVSYDCVHVDELTGDERKACIEEVRRYNPAVSFPTVVIDGDTVVVGFRKDRLRELLGGA; from the coding sequence ATGCCCCATCACGTCAAGGTGTTCGCCCTGTCCACCTGCATCCACTGCCGCAACACCAAGGAATTCCTCGACCAATGCGGCGTGAGCTACGACTGCGTCCACGTCGACGAACTTACCGGCGACGAACGCAAGGCCTGCATTGAGGAAGTCCGCCGCTACAATCCCGCAGTCTCCTTCCCCACCGTGGTCATCGACGGCGACACGGTGGTCGTGGGCTTTCGCAAGGACAGGCTGCGCGAACTGCTGGGAGGCGCATGA
- a CDS encoding two-component system sensor histidine kinase NtrB, whose translation MEFGLRSSKDSNPLLIAALALVVLGLGISYVTWHNLRQQRETINEHMFLSSRVILRGIETSLMREMRGMGRRGRPMGPMGGPGHPIGPGTSRQQVVEMLSDLVEQSEVEFLSLYAQNGTLILTVSEQGLVYPEIPEQGWDALHATGEWQALYSSNRSNIFVAALQSRRTLGMLCEQDSGFECAPGGAGIPYLVVGLDATRHLKQFAKFRSTAMYQTLYVLLVALFLWGLALAYMRRRDQGRRLHRLERFHSRLLDTMPEGLVTLDADGMILSTNPAAEIILQDEGHPRIVGRHWADLPLRSATGSDIPARDRCGSARTWIQYDYAGRSLEVLCLPIPASEKDEGEPGDRLVLVRDRTEIKALEDDLAEVRQLAAIGRLAAGLAHEIRNPLSALRGFAQFFADKLKGKSPEEQYAETMVREADRLNKVVSDLLFLSRPRIPERREVDMPILTADIGNLLARDFELKGAVFGSDLSDVVVHADPDMLKQALLNLVINSLNAIDRSADGEEPGRVEVATFEEQGAVCVAVRDNGHGMGEEERRHALEPFFTSRREGTGLGLAIVHGIMRAHGGQVSIVSSTEGPGHGTEVRLSFPVWVQDDSTDGVDSDA comes from the coding sequence ATGGAATTCGGACTCAGAAGCAGCAAAGACTCGAATCCCCTCCTCATTGCCGCCCTCGCCCTCGTGGTGCTGGGCCTCGGCATCAGCTATGTCACGTGGCACAACCTCCGCCAGCAGCGCGAGACCATAAACGAGCACATGTTCCTGTCCTCGCGGGTTATCCTGCGTGGCATCGAGACGAGCCTCATGCGCGAGATGCGCGGCATGGGCCGTCGCGGTCGGCCTATGGGGCCGATGGGCGGTCCTGGGCATCCTATCGGACCGGGAACGTCGCGCCAGCAGGTCGTCGAGATGCTCTCCGACCTCGTCGAGCAGAGCGAGGTGGAATTCCTGTCCCTTTATGCCCAGAACGGCACGCTCATTCTCACCGTGTCCGAGCAGGGCCTCGTGTATCCCGAAATTCCCGAGCAGGGCTGGGACGCCCTGCATGCCACCGGCGAGTGGCAGGCGCTGTACTCCAGCAACCGCAGCAACATCTTCGTGGCCGCCCTGCAATCGCGGCGCACGCTCGGCATGCTGTGCGAGCAGGATTCCGGTTTCGAGTGCGCCCCCGGCGGGGCCGGGATTCCCTACCTCGTTGTGGGGCTCGACGCCACCCGCCACCTCAAGCAGTTCGCAAAATTTCGTTCCACGGCCATGTACCAGACCCTGTACGTGCTGCTGGTGGCGCTGTTCCTGTGGGGCCTCGCGCTGGCCTACATGCGGCGGCGTGATCAGGGCCGCAGGCTGCACCGGCTGGAGCGCTTCCATTCCCGCCTGCTCGACACCATGCCCGAAGGTCTCGTCACCCTCGATGCGGACGGCATGATCCTGTCCACCAATCCGGCGGCGGAGATCATCCTTCAAGACGAGGGACATCCGCGCATCGTGGGCCGCCACTGGGCGGACCTGCCCCTGCGCAGCGCCACGGGGAGCGACATCCCCGCGCGCGACAGGTGCGGCAGCGCACGGACGTGGATTCAGTACGATTATGCCGGGCGCAGCCTCGAAGTGCTGTGCCTGCCCATCCCCGCCTCGGAGAAGGATGAGGGCGAACCGGGCGACCGCCTCGTGCTTGTGCGGGACCGCACCGAGATCAAGGCCCTTGAGGACGACCTCGCCGAGGTGCGGCAGCTTGCGGCCATCGGCCGCCTCGCCGCAGGTCTTGCCCACGAGATTCGCAATCCGCTCTCTGCGCTGCGCGGCTTCGCCCAGTTCTTTGCGGACAAGCTCAAGGGCAAGAGTCCCGAGGAGCAGTACGCCGAGACCATGGTCCGCGAGGCCGACCGCCTGAACAAGGTCGTCTCGGACCTGCTGTTCCTGTCGCGTCCGCGCATACCGGAGCGCCGGGAGGTGGACATGCCCATCCTCACCGCCGACATCGGCAACTTGCTGGCCCGAGACTTCGAGCTCAAGGGCGCCGTCTTCGGCAGCGACCTCTCCGACGTGGTCGTGCATGCCGATCCGGACATGCTCAAGCAGGCGCTGCTCAACCTCGTCATCAATAGCCTGAACGCCATCGACCGCTCCGCGGACGGCGAGGAGCCGGGCCGGGTGGAGGTGGCGACCTTCGAGGAGCAGGGCGCGGTGTGCGTGGCCGTGCGCGACAACGGGCACGGCATGGGCGAGGAGGAGCGCAGGCACGCGCTGGAACCGTTTTTCACATCCCGCCGCGAGGGGACGGGCCTTGGCCTTGCCATTGTGCACGGCATCATGCGCGCCCACGGCGGACAGGTTTCCATTGTTTCAAGCACCGAGGGACCGGGCCACGGCACGGAAGTGCGCCTGAGCTTCCCCGTGTGGGTGCAGGACGACAGCACAGACGGAGTCGACAGTGATGCGTGA